Genomic segment of Dehalococcoidia bacterium:
CAGGAGCATTTCACTGGGAGTCAACGAGACTTTCCAGACAATGGTGCTGTTTAAAAACGCCATACTAAGCCTGTTCGTGGGTACCAGCTCCATGCAGCTTACCGGCCCGGTGGGTATCGCCCAGCTTACCGGAGAGGCAGCGCAGGCCGGCATAAGTCCGCTGCTGGAGTTCACCGGCTTCCTCAGCCTGAGCGTGGCCATTATGAACCTCTTACCCCTCCCCGCCCTCGACGGCGGGCGCCTGGCCTTCGTCTTCCTGGAGTGGGTCAGGCGCGGCAAGCGCGTCTCGCCCAAGACCGAGGGCATGGTGCACTTCATCGGCTTCGTATTGCTCATAGGATTAGCTCTGATCGTGACGTACCAGGATATTGTGCGTATCGTGAGCGGAGGCAGCCCCTAGTCATGTATCCGCGACGAGTATCTAAGGCCATCCATATCGGCAGCGTGACCGTGGGTGGAGGCGCGCCCGTCAGCGTGCAGTCCATGACCAAGACCGACACGCGCGACGCTTCTGCCACCATCCGCCAGATAAAAGAGCTGGAGGAATACGGCTGCGAGATAATCCGCGTGGCCGTACCGGACTTGCAGGCTGCCGAAGCGCTGCCAGCCATCAAACGAGGCATCGGCATTCCACTCATTGCCGACATCCATTTCGACTACCGTCTAGCACTCGCATCGCTGGAGGCAGGAGTGGACGGCCTGCGGCTCAACCCCGGCAACATTTCGGAGCCGGACAGGGTGGTTGCCATCGTCAAAGCAGCTAAAGCGAGGCAGGTGCCCATCCGCATCGGCGTCAACGCGGGCTCTCTGCCGAAAACGGAAAGGATTGACCTCACCATCCCGCAGCGCATGGTCGAGGCTGCCCTGCACCACATCAAGTTGCTCGAAGACCTGGACTTCGACCTGATAAAGGTCTCGCTGAAGGCTTTCGACGTGCCCACCACCATTGAGGCCTATACAGACATCGCGACTAAAATTCCTTATCCGTTGCACCTCGGCATAACCGAGGCGGGCACGCCCAGGACGGGCATCATCAGGAGCGCCGCCGGCATCGGCACACTGCTGTATCTGGGGCTTGGCGATACTATCCGCGTTTCGCTCACCACCCACCCTCGCGAGGAGGTTATCACAGGCTACGAAATCCTCAAGAGTCTGGACCTCAGGCAGCACGGCCCGGTGCTGATAAGCTGCCCCACCTGCGGGCGCTGCGAGGTGGATGTCATAGACCTGGCGGGGAAAGTGGAGCAGGCGCTCCAGACGATTAAGAAGCCCATCCGCGTGGCCGTCATGGGCTGCGTGGTCAACGGCCCCGGCGAGGCCAAAGACGCCGACATCGGCGTGGCCTGCGGCAAGGGCAAGGCCGTGCTGTTCAAGAAGGGCGAGCAGGTGGCCACGCTTGAGGAGGCCGATATACTGGAAACACTGATGCGCGAAATAGAAAGGTTTTAAATATGGGAGATGGAACAGAGCAAAACCCCTATACCCGTGAAGATGTGCTCAGGCTAATAGAGGAAAATAGCGGTACAGCCAATGGACTTGACCTTTCGGAAAAATGGTTTGAAGAAAGTTGCAGCCTCTATGCAATTGAACTCCAAGGTATCATCTTACAGCGTGCTCACCTTAAGGAAGCTAATTTTAACCACAGCCACCTAGAGAGGGCTTATCTATTAAACGCACGTCTTGAGAACGCATGTTTAGAGAACACTCATCTTGAGAAGGCAAATTTAGAGATAGCCCACCTTGAAGAGGCTTTTATGGGGGGAGCCCACCTTGAGAACGCCAACTTAGATATGGCCCACCTGGAAGGGACTTATCTAGTGGACGCCCACCTAGAGGGAGCTTATTTATGGAGAGCTAAACTCTCACCAGAAACCAGATTAGAGCAAGCCAATTGGGGTAACTTTATTCTGGGCGAGGAGATAAGCGAACGGTTCGACAGAGCCGCCAATACCTACCGGCAGTTGAAACAATGGTATACCAATGCCGGCATATATGACACAGCAGGTAAATTTTTCTTCAGAGAAATGACTGCTAACAGAAAGGCAACTAAATGGTGGCCAAACCCCTTAAACAGATGCTTTTCAAAGCTCGTATCAATACTATGTGGATACGGTGAGAAACCCGAAAGGGTCGTAGTTTCGGCAGTAGTGCTGATACTTGGTTTGGCAATAGCCTTTCATCTATGGGGCTCATTTGATACTTCTTCTTTTGGAGACAAGCTTTATTACAGCGCTGTGTCATTTACGGCAGTGGGTTACGGTAATTGGGCACCAGAACCGACTGGCTGGGCTAAGGGAATGGGAGTTGCCGAGGCATTTCTTGGCGTATTCATGATGGCACTATTCCTGGTAACCTTTACAAAAAAAATGACAAGGTAAAGGGCACTAATATGTCTGCACAATCGCTGTACTATGTCATCATATTAGGGCAGGGGTTTATCATCGCCCTGCTGGGCTTTAACTTCATAACCCAGGGGCGTAATTTGCTACAGCCTGAGAACCGTGTCAAATCCGCCTCGCAGATGATATACACGGGACTGGCGCTGGTGGGGCTGGGAGCCGTCGTCGGCTTGCTTGCCCTGATACTGGTGGTGCTCAAAAGATAGGCCCGGACTCGCAAAATCTACTTTGAGGTCGTAACAATATGAAAAAATCCCTTCCCGCCATTTTGACCCTTACCGGCACGCTGCTCATCGCCCTTTTCCTGGCCTGGGCCTTCCGCCTGCACGGCACCATCGGGTTGTTCCGCGTCAACGGCCAGTTCCACTCTTTATTCCTCTATTTCGGCGGTTTCGGCCTCATCCTGCTGCTCTTTTCGCTGCTTTATCTCGGACTCAAAATGAGGCTCAAACCACTCAGCCTGCGATTGCTTACGGCGTTGCTCCTCGTTTTATCGGTGCCGGGCATCATCGGCCCGCCTCTGGCCTTCGCCTATGCCAATGGCGCCTTTTCCGGCAGCATCGGCGACACGCCTCCCCAGCTTTTAATGGCGGACGGCGCCGGTGCAAACGGCATCCCCAACCTGGCGGTAGTTTTCAATACCACAGCGGAGAGCAAAAACACACTCACCTGGGGCAAGGCAGGCAGCCAGTCCACGCTCAGCGAGGAAAATGCTTCCAGACAGCACGTTTTCATGCTGCGCGACCTGCAACCTGCGAGTACCTATACTTACAGCGTCAACAATGGACCGGCTTACACCTTTAACACCCCCTCCACCGACGGAGCGCTGCGCTTCGCCATGAGCAGCGATACCCATTTCGGCGCGGGCGACAACCGCACCGACCTGACGGCGAAAATGCTGGCCGCAATAGCCGACCCGGCGAATGGATATAATCTGTTTTTCAACGGCGGCGACCTGGTGGAGCACGGTTTCAGCGCCAGTCAATGGGGCGAGGCTTTCCGGGCGTTTTCCTCAACTACGTCTGTGATTCCCACCAGGTTCACTCTGGGCAACCACGAATCGCTCTTTGCCGGGTTCGGCCGTTACCAGAATTATGCCTATCCCGCCGGCATGGACCTCCGGACCGGCTCGCGGCTGTGGTACAGGATAGACGCCGGCAAGGTGCATTTCCTGGTGCTCGACATCGAATGGAGCGCCGAGAGCTTCTCAGCGGCACAAGTCATGTGGCTGGACGCACAACTCAAGGACATTCCGGCGGGCGACTGGAAGATCGTGGTGAGTCACGGCTTTTATTATGCCTCCGGTTCTTTCGATGATGGCTGGCAGTGGTACGACAATCCTGAGACCATCGACGCCCTGACGCCGCTATTTGAAAAGTATAAAGTGAACCTGGTGCTTTCCGGCCACGATCATCAGATGGAGCTGCTCGAGCATAACGGCGTGACTTATGCCATAGCTGGGGCTTTCGGCGGCCTGCCGGACAGCCCGCGCACCTATATCTCGCCGGCAAGTTTATGGTATCTAAACGGAGCCTATGGCTTCGTTGACGTGAGCATCAGCGGCAACCAGTGCGATGTTACATTCAGAAGTCCGGATAATGCGGTCCTGAAGACTTTCGTCATAAACAAGTAACGCGGGACTCTCAAACCTATGGACGAAAAAGAACTCAGCATATCCAGCATCAGCAGGCTCAGGACGATACTGCTTTTAGTCGGGACGTCCATCGGCTACCTTTCGCTACTGCCGGAGCAACTGGCACTGGCTTACTCCATGCTGGTGGTGTCAACGTGCATGTCAGTCTACGGCTG
This window contains:
- a CDS encoding flavodoxin-dependent (E)-4-hydroxy-3-methylbut-2-enyl-diphosphate synthase — its product is MYPRRVSKAIHIGSVTVGGGAPVSVQSMTKTDTRDASATIRQIKELEEYGCEIIRVAVPDLQAAEALPAIKRGIGIPLIADIHFDYRLALASLEAGVDGLRLNPGNISEPDRVVAIVKAAKARQVPIRIGVNAGSLPKTERIDLTIPQRMVEAALHHIKLLEDLDFDLIKVSLKAFDVPTTIEAYTDIATKIPYPLHLGITEAGTPRTGIIRSAAGIGTLLYLGLGDTIRVSLTTHPREEVITGYEILKSLDLRQHGPVLISCPTCGRCEVDVIDLAGKVEQALQTIKKPIRVAVMGCVVNGPGEAKDADIGVACGKGKAVLFKKGEQVATLEEADILETLMREIERF